The stretch of DNA CAAAAATTTCTTTCAGTCATACTTTTGTGAATGACAGGGTCAGTGCTGCAATCTCTTTGAATAAAAAAGATGCCGAGACAAAAGATAATAAGGCACAGGGAGATGCTTCCCTGGAAAATGCGGTGTATGGACTTTATGCAAGAAACGACATTACCCATCCAGATGGAAAGACAGGCGTTATTTATAAAGCCGGAAGCCAGATTGGTACGCTAACTACCGATAAAGAAGGAAAAGCAAGGATAGAGAATCTTTATCTTGGAGAGTATTACATCAAGGAAATTACCCCATCCGTAGGATATCTGGCAGACGAGCATGAATATGATCTTGTATGCAGTGATGAAGGTGATCTGACAGCGGTTGTAGAAAAAGAGTGTACCTCACTGGAAACGGTGAAGAAACAGCCGTTTGAACTTATTAAAGCTGCCAATAATGGAGACACAGATGCTGCATTACTATCCGGAGCTGGATTTAGTGCATATCTGGTATCTTCTTTGGTGGTAAAAGAGGATGGAAATTATGATTTTTCCTCTGCAGAGCCGGTTGTGATCGGTGAAAATGGAGCAACGGAAATTTTTACAAATGAGAAAGGCTATGTAAAATCCATTGCAATTCCATATGGAACATATCTGGTGAGAGAAACTACAACACCCCATAATTACAAACCTGTAGATGATTTTATTGTCCGGATTACAGAGAATAAACCAACAGAGCCGCAGACATGGAGAGTTCTTTTGGATAAAGAATTTTCTGCAAAACTGAAAATCATTAAACAGGATGACGAGACTAAAAAATCAGTTTTAATTCCGGGAACAGAGTTTAAAATTTATGATCTGGATCATGAAAAATATGTAGAGCAGGTAACTACATACCCGACAACCGTTACACATACCTCTTATTTCACAGATATAGACGGATATCTGATCTTGCCGCAGAATTTAAAAATCGGTCATTATAGAATCGAAGAGGTAACAGCACCGGACGGTTATACCATTAACAAAAATTATGTCGAAATACAGGTGGACACCAATACCCTGTATCAGACTGATCCGGTATCAGGTGATGTAATCATTGAAGTTGTATATGAGAATCATCCGGTGAAAGGAAAACTCACTGTACAGAAAAAAGGAGAGGTTCTTTCGACCTATAAGAATGATTTTAAGTATGAAGTTCAGAATCTTTCCGGTGCAGTATATGAAGTGTATGCTGCAGAGGATATTTATACAGCTGATTTCCAGAAAGATGACACAGGAAAAAGAATCCTGGAATATGCAAAGGGTGCAAAAGTTGCAGAACTGACAACGGATGAATCCGGAAAAGCAGATCTTGATAATCTGCCTTTAGGAGAATACAAAGTGATAGAAAAGACTGCACCAGAGGGATTTGTATTAAATAAAGAAGAACAGAAGATTTCTTTCGTCTATGCAGACCAGGATACACCAGTGATCTCACAGAGTGCAGAGTTTATAAATGACCGCCAGAAAGTAGAAGTGTCAGTTGTGAAAAAAGATGCTGAAAATGAGAAAGGGCTTTCTGGAGCAGAGTTTGGTCTTTACGCAAAAGAGGATATAAAAGCAGGGGATAAGGTACTGGTAAAAGCAGACGAACTGCTTACAAAAGCGGTAACAGGTGAAGATGGAAAAGCTGTTTTTGAGCAGGATCTGCCATTTGGAACTTATTATATAAAAGAACTGGCAGCACCAGATGGTTTTGTATCTTCTGATGAGCAGATTGAGGTGACTGCGAAATATCAGGGACAGGAAGTAAAAACAGTAAAACTGGAAACTGTTTTTAGGAATGCGCCGACAACAACTGAATTTACGAAATCAGATATTACAACAGGTGTGGAACTTGACGGAGCAACACTGACGATTTTGGATTCAGACGGAAAAGAAGTAGAAAAATGGACTTCTGTAAAAGGAAAAGCTCATGTAATAAAAAGACTCCATGTGGGAAAAACCTACACACTTCGGGAAGAGTTTGCACCATATGGTTATCTGCAGGCGGAGGAAGTGAAATTTACAGTTTCTGATACTGCAGATGTTCAAAAAGTAGAAATGAAGGATGCTGTTCCGGTTGGACGAATCATCATCAATAAAAAAGGTGAATTTGTCAAGGAAGTTACCTGGAAAGATATGCTGGCAGGCGGCATGGACGCAGCATTTGGCTATGTTACAGGTTCTTTGAAAGATGTTACTTTTGAAATTTATGCAGCGGAGGATATCAAGGCTGCAGATGGGGAAAGCAGTGATTATTATAAAAAGGACGAATTGGTAGCAACAATTACGACAGATGCTCTTGGATATGCAAGATCAGAAGATCTTCCTTTAGGCAAATATTATGTAAAGGAAAAAGAGACGGCGGATGGATATGTTCTGGATGGAGAAATCAGAGAGGTTGATCTGACTTATCGTGATCAGAATACTCCGGTTGTGACTTATGATGAGGACTGGCAGAATAACCGCCAGAAAGCAAAAGTAACTGTAGTTAAGAAAGAAAAAAATACAGACCGTGTTCTGGAAGGCGGAGTATTTGCACTTTATACAAAGAATGATATTTTAAATGCAGAAGGCGAAGTAATCCTGAAAGCAGATACCATGATCGAGCAGAAAGCTACGGATCAGGATGGAAGGATTGTATTTACGGCAGATCTTCCAATCAATGGCAACTACTATGTAAAAGAAGTGCAGGCTCCTGCTGGATTTGTGACAACAGAAGAAATCAAGGAATTTGATTTTGCTTATGCGGGAGAAGAGGTTGCAGAAGTATCCTTTGAGTTCACTTATGAAGATGAGCCAACTACTTTTGAAATCACAAAATCAGATATTACAACCGGGGAAGAATTACCAGGTGCAAAACTGAAAGTATCCGATTCAGAGGGAAACGTTGTGGATGAGTGGACATCCGGAAGCACACCACACATCATTAAGGAACTGGAAGTTGGAAAGAAATATACATTAACAGAGACAATTCCTGCTGATGGCTATGCAACTGCAGAATCCATTACGTTTGTAGTAGAAAATACTGCAGATATACAGAAAGTAGAAATGCAGGACGATACAACAAAAATTCTGATCAGTAAGGTGGATATGACAGATGGAAGCAGCGAGGTCAAAGGTGCGAAGCTGTATATCCTTAATGAAAACCAGGAAGTTATGGAAAGCTGGACGTCTGGTGATCAGCACCATTATGTGGAGAAACTTCCAATCGGTACTTATACATTATTGGAGGAAACAGCACCGAAGGGTTACATTGTGGCAAATAAAGTGACATTTGAGATTAAGGACACCGGAGATATTCAGGGAACCAAAATGGAAGATGAACAGGCAATGGGCAAGGTGATCTTAAATAAAACAGATAAAGATACCAAGAAGCCAATGAAAGGTGTAGAATTTGCCCTTTGTGACAGTAAAGGTAAAGTTCTGGAAACTCTGGTAACAGACAGTGCCGGCCATGCAGAATCAAAGAATTATCCGATTGCGACTTTTAAGAATGGGCAGTATAAAAAAGCAATCACATATATCCTGAAAGAAACAAAAACACTGGATGGCTATCAGCTTGATGAAACCGAGCATAAGATTCAGTTTGAATATGTCAATGACCGTACTCCTGTGATTGAATATACTCTAGATCTGACAAATAAGAAAGCTCCGGAAAAAGACACTCCGGAAACATCAGAAAACCAGGGAGTCAGCACTCCTGGTTCCCATGGTTCTGATGCGACTTCTGTATCCAATTCACCAAAAACAGGAGATAATACAAATATTGCTATTTTTGTGCTGGCACTTGCAGTATCAGCAGGATGTCTGGGAACTGTAGTGACAGTTAAGAGAAAACGCAAATGATAATATAAATAGTGTTCTGGGGCTGTGGTTACTGCACAGCCCCATTTTGAAAAGGAGAAGAAATTGAAATTAGGAGCAAGAATAAGAAAAATCCGTATGTTTCGCAACATAACTCAAAAGGAATTGGGACGCAGATTAGGATATGGGGAAAGTAGTGCGGATGTGAGAATCGCCCAATATGAAAGTGGACAGCGTACACCGAAGCAGGAAACGCTTATCCGGATAGCAGAAATATTGGAAGTTGATGTCCGAAATTTTTTAAGTCCTGGAATTGCGACAATGGACGAATTAATGGAAACTTTATTCTGGATGGATGAAGAAAATAGAGGGCTTTTTCATCTGTTCCTGCTAAATGATTCAGAAAGTGAAATAGTTGGAATCACAATGAGGGATAAAAAAACAATGTCTTATCTGCAGGAATGGATGGGGAAAAAGCAGAAATTGGGCGATGGAAGAATCACAGAAGAGGAATATCTGGAATGGAAACTGCATTGGCCAGAGAATAAGAGAAAAACAGAATATAAAACCGTATGAAGTAAAAAGGAATTGCTTTGCGGAGAGTTACCTGTTAGAATATTACTGGAGTAACCGTGTACAGGGTTGGTAAAAACCTCCTGGATTTTCAGATTCCGTTAAGGGATACAGAAGAAGGGAGGTGGAGCGAATGGATACATACGAAGTCTTGAGCTTATTGTTCTTAGGCGGTACGTTTCTGATTGCTTTGC from Blautia sp. SC05B48 encodes:
- a CDS encoding SpaA isopeptide-forming pilin-related protein, with amino-acid sequence MKNKKNMRRFLSGFLAMLTVLSTILSPMLSYAADVVPAPEEPPLYEEIKNELDADEVVKAKDLELETGSIFEVEKDFTGLEIPDEKKVKITFHEAKNEEKQDFTTDYEDTYKAVYYVEPVSGHPIYQIYRKLIVKEAAVQVAESENQESVSNQENENEAEDEEPAIGSAESEEPVQDKVNAEIPSEDEIYEEVTPTEIPVEEEPIDTLIPENPSEEVSTEEPAIDNPDTDSTFEEITDTDPEEMPEATDDSFTDGTEKIEDADGNYQVNIVRGEEFHIELNHEDGQYQPGETVVFSGDMPQGSLIAVGTTKVQANQTENTEDLLYSEVTYHEESDKFSFEMPADDIDLSVSTDQAENGIMLLAADTPWDDATNIEANKYYYYSDGQLHPFDTVMGQGGNDSYKYVRYKAGGKTYTVNAYCMQHSMQSPPSGTTYKNMVELDEGGDDKYLRKALFYGYGGPGWGHTFNGYNVKSIMEKYGCSSETRAMQHYLVDYLYDGESGFGGALSTTAKNMLKEIKAALAKMPDPTAMKLLPGLSVNATGKETESFTWKANEAFTITIHLENGVSLVNETTGKTASGNVTVKGGEKFHLVATTANMGSLKGKYAITSNFPLDFHAMLLKLESSQDIGFGYYTDSSDLQITVDWPEEAVIEITKKDGDTGKNLAGAVYGVYSDNACTKLIAKMPPTDSNGSSRVTLTKTQDTVYLKEITAPEGYVVQASSYGVKLVVGSTTKQTVTDKEQKGNLTVYKEGEVFVGAVSDENGTSFQYEKRRQKGAVYNVYAAEDIVTAGGKTVYKKGAEVAKNLITGENGSVTVKNLPLGSYNVTEAQAPENFYNAKETKKVTISYAGQTAEAAFSETTFTNDRQKAVVQVIKKDKDTENTLSGGHFALFAAQDMKTVDGKVAVKKDALIETAITGTDGKAAFKADLPVGFSYYVKEVQAPAGYVRNEKDTYSFQFSYTNDEQAKISFSHTFVNDRVSAAISLNKKDAETKDNKAQGDASLENAVYGLYARNDITHPDGKTGVIYKAGSQIGTLTTDKEGKARIENLYLGEYYIKEITPSVGYLADEHEYDLVCSDEGDLTAVVEKECTSLETVKKQPFELIKAANNGDTDAALLSGAGFSAYLVSSLVVKEDGNYDFSSAEPVVIGENGATEIFTNEKGYVKSIAIPYGTYLVRETTTPHNYKPVDDFIVRITENKPTEPQTWRVLLDKEFSAKLKIIKQDDETKKSVLIPGTEFKIYDLDHEKYVEQVTTYPTTVTHTSYFTDIDGYLILPQNLKIGHYRIEEVTAPDGYTINKNYVEIQVDTNTLYQTDPVSGDVIIEVVYENHPVKGKLTVQKKGEVLSTYKNDFKYEVQNLSGAVYEVYAAEDIYTADFQKDDTGKRILEYAKGAKVAELTTDESGKADLDNLPLGEYKVIEKTAPEGFVLNKEEQKISFVYADQDTPVISQSAEFINDRQKVEVSVVKKDAENEKGLSGAEFGLYAKEDIKAGDKVLVKADELLTKAVTGEDGKAVFEQDLPFGTYYIKELAAPDGFVSSDEQIEVTAKYQGQEVKTVKLETVFRNAPTTTEFTKSDITTGVELDGATLTILDSDGKEVEKWTSVKGKAHVIKRLHVGKTYTLREEFAPYGYLQAEEVKFTVSDTADVQKVEMKDAVPVGRIIINKKGEFVKEVTWKDMLAGGMDAAFGYVTGSLKDVTFEIYAAEDIKAADGESSDYYKKDELVATITTDALGYARSEDLPLGKYYVKEKETADGYVLDGEIREVDLTYRDQNTPVVTYDEDWQNNRQKAKVTVVKKEKNTDRVLEGGVFALYTKNDILNAEGEVILKADTMIEQKATDQDGRIVFTADLPINGNYYVKEVQAPAGFVTTEEIKEFDFAYAGEEVAEVSFEFTYEDEPTTFEITKSDITTGEELPGAKLKVSDSEGNVVDEWTSGSTPHIIKELEVGKKYTLTETIPADGYATAESITFVVENTADIQKVEMQDDTTKILISKVDMTDGSSEVKGAKLYILNENQEVMESWTSGDQHHYVEKLPIGTYTLLEETAPKGYIVANKVTFEIKDTGDIQGTKMEDEQAMGKVILNKTDKDTKKPMKGVEFALCDSKGKVLETLVTDSAGHAESKNYPIATFKNGQYKKAITYILKETKTLDGYQLDETEHKIQFEYVNDRTPVIEYTLDLTNKKAPEKDTPETSENQGVSTPGSHGSDATSVSNSPKTGDNTNIAIFVLALAVSAGCLGTVVTVKRKRK
- a CDS encoding helix-turn-helix domain-containing protein yields the protein MKLGARIRKIRMFRNITQKELGRRLGYGESSADVRIAQYESGQRTPKQETLIRIAEILEVDVRNFLSPGIATMDELMETLFWMDEENRGLFHLFLLNDSESEIVGITMRDKKTMSYLQEWMGKKQKLGDGRITEEEYLEWKLHWPENKRKTEYKTV
- a CDS encoding putative holin-like toxin produces the protein MDTYEVLSLLFLGGTFLIALLAYLDNRDNKRKK